A stretch of the Taeniopygia guttata chromosome 37, bTaeGut7.mat, whole genome shotgun sequence genome encodes the following:
- the LOC140681524 gene encoding olfactory receptor 14J1-like — MESAEFCLLTILCYDRYVSICKPLHYGTLLGSRACAHMAAAAWASAFLTALLQTANTFSLPLCHGNALGQFFCEIPQIIKLSCSKSYLRELGLSAVSVCLGFGCFVFIVFSYVQIFRAVLRIPSEQGRHKAFSTCLPHLAVVSLFLSTIMFAHLKPPLMSSPSLDLALSVLYSVVPPALNPLIYSLRNQELKAAVKRQITGWFRKH, encoded by the coding sequence cagagtTTTGCCTCCTGACTATCttgtgctacgaccgctacgtgtccatctgcaaacccctgcactatgggaccctcctgggcagcagagcttgtgcccacatggcagcagctgcctgggccagtgcctttctcactgctctgctgcaaacagccaatacattttccctacccctgtgccatggcaatgccctgggccagttcttctgtgaaatcccacagatcaTCAAGCtgtcctgctccaaatcctatctcaggGAACTCGGGCTCAGTGCTGTTAGTGTGTGTTTAGGATTCGGATGTTTTGTGTTCAtagttttctcctatgtgcagatcttcagggctgtgctgaggatcccctcggagcagggacggcacaaagccttttctacctgcctccctcacctggccgtggtctctctgttcctcagcactATTATGTTTGCTCATCTGAAGCCTCCCTtgatgtcctccccatccctggatctggccctgtcagttctatactcggtggtgcctccagccctgaaccccctcatctacagcctgaggaatcaggagctcaaggctgcagtgaaGAGACAGATTACTGGATGGTTTCGTAAACATTAA
- the LOC116807566 gene encoding olfactory receptor 14A16-like, protein MSNSSSISHFLLLALADTRQLQLLHFCLFLGISLAALLGNGLIISTIACGHHLHTPMFFFLLNLALSDLGSICTTVPKAMHNSLWDTRNISYIGCTAQLFFFMFFISAEYFLLTIMCYDRYVSICKPLHYGTLLGSRACAHMAAAAWASAFLNALLLTGNTFSLPLCHGNALGQFFCEIPQILKISCSKSHLREFGLIVLSVCFGLGCFMFIVFSYVQIFRAVLRIPSEQGRHKAFSTCLPHLAVLSLFISTGMFTHLKPPSMSSSSLDLALSVLYSVVPPALNPLIYSLRNQELKAAVKRQITGWFRKH, encoded by the coding sequence atgtccaacagcagctccatcagccacttcctcctgctggcactggcagacacgcggcagctgcagctcctgcacttctgcctcttcctgggcatctccctggctgccctcctgggcaacggcctcatcatcagcaccatagcctgcggccaccacctgcacacgcccatgttcttcttcctgctcaacctggccctcagcgacctgggctccatctgcaccactgtccccaaagccatgcacaattccctctgggacaccaggaacatctcctacaTAGGATGTactgctcagctctttttcttcatgttcttcatctcagcagagtatttcctcctgaccatcatgtgctacgaccgctacgtgtccatctgcaaacccctgcactacgggaccctcctgggcagcagagcttgtgcccacatggcagcagctgcctgggccagtgcctttctcaatgctctgctgctcacaggcaatacattttccctgcctctGTGCCACGGCAATGCCCTgggacagttcttctgtgaaatcccacagatcctcaagatctcctgctccaaatcccaccTCAGGGAATTTGGGCTCATTGTGCTTAGTGTGTGTTTTGGACTTGGTTGTTTtatgttcattgttttctcgtatgtgcagatcttcagggctgtgctgaggatcccctctgagcagggacggcacaaagccttttccacctgcctccctcacctggccgtgctCTCCCTGTTTATCAGCACTGGTATGTTTACCCACTTGAAGCCCCCCTCGATGTCCTCCtcatccctggatctggccctgtcagttctgtactcggtggtgcctccagccctgaaccccctcatctacagcctgaggaaccaggagctcaaggctgcagtgaaGAGACAGATTACTGGATGGTTTCGTAAACATTAA